One window from the genome of Streptomyces sp. NBC_01476 encodes:
- a CDS encoding Nramp family divalent metal transporter — translation MPHGSGPLPPPGRASGRAPGERRPRLRAGLSYTLLGPAFVAAIAYVDPGNFATNIQAGATFGPLLLWVLLTANVVAMLLQYLSAKLGVATGMSLPQLCRTRYRRPVVWGLWAQAEAVVVMTDLAEVVGGAIAMHLLFGLPLWLGGLTVGAASLAVMPMRGRGQRRFEVLMAGCLACLLGLFLRQVLGTGSPLSTAAGGLLPGLSGTESLVLAGGIVGATVMPHVIYLHSALTSDRYSLSLTPGSAEAGGGPAADPDRPLRRRLLRLVRADVLIAMGLAGAVNVALLVSAATLFHPGVPEAAHSLDAAHAAYGRLVSPAAALVFALALLISGLAGTSVGMYAGEVVMGGFLGRRIPLLLRRLLTMAPALAVLAGGVSPTDCLVLSQVVLSFGIPFALVPLIRLTRDPAVMGRWTNRRSTTWAGWAVTALVIALNAALLLSLL, via the coding sequence GTGCCGCACGGGAGCGGCCCGCTGCCCCCGCCCGGGAGGGCGAGTGGGCGGGCGCCGGGGGAGCGGCGGCCGCGGCTGCGGGCGGGGCTGTCGTACACACTGCTCGGCCCCGCCTTCGTCGCCGCGATCGCCTACGTCGACCCCGGGAACTTCGCCACCAACATCCAGGCCGGCGCGACCTTCGGCCCGCTGCTGCTGTGGGTGCTGCTCACCGCCAACGTCGTCGCGATGCTGCTGCAGTACCTCTCCGCCAAGCTCGGCGTCGCCACCGGGATGAGCCTGCCGCAGCTGTGCCGCACCCGTTACCGGCGCCCCGTGGTGTGGGGCCTGTGGGCGCAGGCCGAAGCCGTCGTGGTGATGACCGACCTCGCCGAGGTCGTCGGCGGGGCCATCGCGATGCACCTGCTCTTCGGCCTGCCGCTGTGGCTCGGCGGCCTCACCGTCGGCGCGGCCTCACTCGCGGTGATGCCGATGCGGGGGCGCGGGCAGCGGCGGTTCGAGGTGCTCATGGCGGGGTGCCTGGCCTGCCTGCTGGGCCTCTTCCTGCGCCAAGTGCTCGGCACCGGCTCGCCGTTGTCGACCGCGGCCGGCGGCCTGCTGCCGGGCCTGTCCGGCACCGAGAGCCTCGTCCTGGCCGGCGGCATCGTCGGCGCCACCGTGATGCCGCACGTCATCTACCTGCACTCCGCGCTGACCAGCGACCGCTACAGCCTCTCCCTGACCCCCGGTTCCGCCGAGGCCGGCGGCGGCCCCGCCGCCGACCCGGACCGTCCGCTGCGGCGCCGGCTGCTCCGCCTCGTACGGGCCGACGTACTTATCGCCATGGGCCTGGCCGGCGCGGTGAACGTCGCCCTGCTGGTCTCCGCCGCGACCCTCTTCCACCCCGGCGTCCCCGAGGCCGCGCACTCGCTCGACGCGGCGCACGCGGCCTACGGGCGGCTGGTGAGCCCGGCCGCGGCGCTCGTCTTCGCGCTGGCGCTGCTCATCTCGGGCCTGGCCGGCACCAGCGTCGGAATGTACGCCGGCGAGGTGGTGATGGGCGGTTTCCTCGGGCGCCGCATCCCGCTGCTGCTACGCCGGCTGCTCACCATGGCCCCCGCGCTCGCCGTCCTCGCCGGGGGTGTCAGCCCCACCGACTGCCTGGTGCTGAGCCAGGTCGTGCTCTCCTTCGGCATCCCCTTCGCGCTCGTCCCGCTCATCCGGCTCACCCGCGATCCGGCGGTGATGGGCCGCTGGACCAACCGCCGGTCCACCACGTGGGCCGGCTGGGCCGTCACCGCGCTGGTGATCGCCCTCAACGCGGCCCTGCTGCTGAGCCTGCTCTGA
- a CDS encoding putative quinol monooxygenase codes for MIFIAVRFTVRPDHRDQWLSRVADFTAATRAEPGNLFFEWSTDTADPNRFILLEAFASPEAGADHVASPHFKTAMSWMPDVVATTPDIINVRTDTQGWSPMAEITPRP; via the coding sequence ATGATCTTCATCGCCGTCCGCTTCACCGTCCGCCCGGACCACCGCGACCAGTGGCTCTCCCGCGTCGCCGACTTCACCGCCGCGACCCGCGCGGAACCCGGCAACCTCTTCTTCGAGTGGTCCACCGACACCGCCGACCCCAACCGCTTCATCCTCCTCGAAGCCTTCGCCTCCCCCGAGGCCGGCGCGGACCACGTCGCCTCCCCGCACTTCAAGACCGCGATGTCCTGGATGCCGGACGTCGTCGCCACCACGCCGGACATCATCAACGTCCGCACCGACACCCAGGGTTGGTCCCCCATGGCCGAGATCACCCCGCGCCCGTAG
- a CDS encoding S1 family peptidase, whose product MRRSTRLTWGLSVLLALGTSALGLAPASSADTGGSAPAVREMSPGLVGAMQRDLGLDPAQATARLHAEATASALAPKAQRAAGAAYGGAWFDAAKNTLVVAVTDGSAADAVRATGATAVRVAHSARTLDAAKSLLDSRASAGAGAPAAVHSWHVDPRTSQVVAEVAVGTATRPDVAAFLAPARDRGLLTVQETAAPAARTLSAGTVGGDPYYINGNTRCSIGFSVVGGFVSAGHCGTPGSSVAGWDGSAMGSFAGSSFPGNDYSYITIGNGWWTVPVVLGWGTVSDVLVRGSAVAPVGSSICRSGSTSHWHCGTVLTQNETVNYSQGAVYQLTGTNVCAEPGDSGGSFITGDQAQGVTSGGWGDCTSGGQTWFQPVNEILSTYGLTLVTA is encoded by the coding sequence ATGCGTCGCAGCACTCGTCTGACATGGGGGTTGTCCGTTCTCCTGGCCCTGGGGACAAGCGCGTTGGGCCTCGCGCCCGCGTCCTCGGCCGATACCGGCGGCAGCGCGCCCGCCGTGCGCGAGATGTCGCCCGGCCTGGTCGGCGCCATGCAGCGCGACCTCGGGCTCGATCCGGCGCAGGCGACCGCCCGCCTGCACGCGGAGGCGACCGCTTCCGCCCTCGCCCCGAAAGCGCAGCGGGCGGCCGGCGCGGCCTACGGCGGTGCCTGGTTCGACGCGGCCAAGAACACCCTGGTGGTCGCCGTCACCGACGGGTCCGCCGCGGACGCGGTCCGGGCCACCGGGGCGACCGCCGTCCGCGTAGCGCACAGCGCCAGGACCCTGGACGCGGCCAAGTCCCTGCTGGACAGCCGGGCTTCGGCCGGCGCCGGCGCGCCCGCCGCCGTCCACAGCTGGCATGTGGACCCCCGCACCAGCCAGGTGGTCGCCGAGGTCGCGGTCGGCACCGCGACCCGGCCGGACGTCGCCGCCTTCCTCGCGCCCGCCCGCGACCGCGGTCTGCTCACCGTCCAGGAGACCGCCGCCCCGGCGGCGCGTACCCTCTCCGCCGGAACAGTCGGCGGCGACCCGTACTACATCAACGGCAACACCCGCTGTTCCATCGGCTTCTCGGTGGTCGGCGGCTTCGTCAGCGCGGGGCACTGCGGTACGCCGGGCAGTTCGGTGGCCGGCTGGGACGGTTCGGCGATGGGCTCCTTCGCCGGCTCCTCCTTCCCCGGCAACGACTACTCGTACATCACCATCGGCAACGGCTGGTGGACGGTCCCGGTGGTGCTCGGCTGGGGCACGGTCAGCGACGTACTGGTGCGCGGCTCCGCGGTCGCGCCGGTCGGCTCGTCCATCTGCCGCTCCGGATCCACCAGCCACTGGCACTGCGGCACCGTGCTGACCCAGAACGAGACCGTCAACTACAGCCAGGGCGCGGTCTACCAGCTCACCGGCACCAATGTGTGCGCGGAACCGGGCGACTCCGGCGGCTCGTTCATCACCGGCGACCAGGCGCAGGGGGTCACCTCCGGCGGCTGGGGTGACTGCACGAGCGGCGGCCAGACCTGGTTCCAGCCGGTGAACGAGATCCTCTCCACCTACGGGCTGACCCTGGTCACCGCCTGA